In Scylla paramamosain isolate STU-SP2022 chromosome 31, ASM3559412v1, whole genome shotgun sequence, one DNA window encodes the following:
- the LOC135116528 gene encoding mucin-2-like, giving the protein MTVVAAAVVRWAAAVLVVAGAVQATSLVDIGRCKNGCSSVPEDLWPSCCEVHNTCCQEFAESCMHDCLPRVHTGDVSVVEERPGMCCALYNLCCFRETFRISSSKTKKQEPVSFPIVHRFHVNPPTSEEASRIPASRPAPRPSFQPAEQDQNSPTRPTLSKKPFRPSQSDGFKKLPDDDNTDDSKKPRSRPKFSSILNRNAAETRGTRRPAGVDIRLEVSAPEVAEAEPMGGSRRLDASINPVVTRKRLLVNTEPRQPRVQAEESEPEERVPRGRKLQDSPAREGRTLSGGRSTSRPTPPQSNRLAAPPQSNRPAASQQSTRSQPAVPEIPRVSTRTPAKVPPTSPQPAQVDTPKTTTEVKPSAAPATVQPVKESESPDAEGEASDTVDTIISTVQEASGTPVDPTSTAPAAEDVAAETNPEAPEKKAAETPSEQAETETETDAAEPVKAPANTAFTPPEIVVNIPEVSRTEEPARERGSSRSTDSRAQEASRGQSQPRSEEQTQGRSRTTTRGQNGDRTTSRTASQAAVRENTDTARQSQVRGSSRTRS; this is encoded by the exons GTGAGATgggcggcggcggtgttggtggtggcgggtgCGGTGCAGGCAACAAGCTTGGTGGACATCGGGCGATGCAAGAACGGTTGTTCGTCGGTGCCTGAGGACCTGTGGCCATCCTGCTGCGAGGTGCATAACACCTGCTGCCAGGAATTCGCGGAGTCCTGCATG CATGACTGCCTACCCCGAGTCCACACAGGAGACGTCAGTGTGGTGGAAGAGCGCCCTGGCATGTGCTGTGCCCTGTACAACCTGTGCTGCTTCAGAGAGACATTCAGGATCTCCTCATCCAAGACCAAGAAGCAGGAACCTGTCAGCTTCCCCATCGTGCATCGCTTCCACGTCAACCCACCAACCTCTGAGGAGGCCAGCAGGATTCCTGCTAGCAGGCCTGCACCACGCCCATCCTTCCAGCCTGCCGAACAGGACCAGAACTCGCCCACAAGGCCAACTCTCTCCAAAAAGCCATTTAGACCAAGCCAATCTGATGGCTTCAAGAAACTTCCTGATGACGACAATACTGATGATTCAAAGAAGCCCAGAAGCCGTCCTAAATTCTCCAGCATTCTGAACAGGAATGCAGCAGAAACTAGGGGAACCAGACGCCCTGCTGGTGTAGACATCCGCCTGGAGGTGTCTGCCCCAGAGGTGGCAGAAGCAGAGCCCATGGGTGGTTCCCGGCGCCTGGATGCCTCCATCAACCCCGTGGTTACAAGGAAGAGGTTGCTGGTGAACACTGAGCCTCGACAACCAAGAGTTCAGGCTGAGGAGTCTGAGCCTGAGGAAAGGGTACCAAGAGGCAGGAAGCTTCAGGACTCCCCAGCACGTGAGGGCCGTACGCTTAGTGGTGGACGAAGCACTAGTCGCCCAACACCGCCACAGTCAAACCGACTGGCTGCACCACCGCAGTCAAACCGACCAGCTGCATCACAACAGTCTACCCGATCACAGCCAGCAGTACCAGAGATCCCTCGTGTATCAACAAGGACACCAGCAAAAGTACCACCCACCTCACCTCAACCTGCTCAAGTTGACACACCTAAGACAACTACTGAGGTGAAACCAAGTGCAGCCCCAGCTACAGTACAACCtgtgaaagagagtgagagtccTGATGCTGAGGGAGAGGCTAGTGACACAGTTGACACAATAATCAGTACAGTACAAGAAGCCTCAGGTACACCAGTAGACCCTACATCTACAGCCCCAGCAGCAGAGGACGTTGCCGCAGAGACAAACCCAGAAGCACCTGAAAAGAAGGCAGCCGAGACACCAAGCGAACAAGCCGAAACGGAGACAGAAACTGATGCAGCAGAACCAGTTAAGGCACCTGCAAACACTGCCTTCACTCCTCCTGAAATTGTGGTCAACATCCCTGAGGTATCAAGAACAGAGGAGCCAGCGCGGGAGAGAGGCAGCTCACGATCCACTGATTCAAGGGCACAGGAAGCATCTCGTGGCCAGTCTCAACCACGCAGTGAAGAGCAGACACAGGGAAGGAGCAGAACCACCACCCGGGGACAGAATGGGGATAGGACCACATCCAGGACAGCTTCTCAGGCCGCTGTGAGGGAGAACACAGACACTGCCCGCCAGTCTCAAGTCAGGGGGAGCTCCAGAACGAGATCTTAA
- the LOC135116529 gene encoding probable nuclear transport factor 2 translates to MTLNPQFQQIGETFVKQYYLIFDGEREGREKLANFYHAELSLMSFEGVQVQGAVQILEKIKSLTFNKIARAITTVDCQPTFDGGVLVNILGQLKMDEDPVHGFSQTFVLKPMNDSFFIQHDSFRLVIHNN, encoded by the exons ATGACCTTAAATCCACAGTTCCAACAGATCGGGGAGACCTTTGTCAAACAATACTACCTTATTTTTGACGGcgagagagaaggcagggagAAGCTGGCAAACTTCTATCAC GCAGAACTGTCTTTAATGTCCTTTGAGGGAGTCCAGGTGCAAGGCGCTGTTCAAATCCTGGAGAAGATTAAG AGCTTGACCTTCAACAAAATAGCCCGAGCCATCACTACTGTTGACTGCCAGCCTACGTTTGATGGCGGTGTTTTAGTCAACATTCTCGGACAGTTGAAG ATGGATGAGGACCCCGTACATGGATTTTCCCAGACATTTGTCCTCAAACCTATGAATGACTCTTTCTTCATCCAGCACGATTCCTTCCGCCTGGTCATCCATAATAACTAG
- the LOC135116531 gene encoding LOW QUALITY PROTEIN: exocyst complex component 2-like (The sequence of the model RefSeq protein was modified relative to this genomic sequence to represent the inferred CDS: deleted 1 base in 1 codon), whose amino-acid sequence MTRAAAAVVTGISPIEGVPGTKVTIRGENLGSRPEDLVGLTICGVDCLMTAEWKTSTKIIARSGTGVGKGDIIVTTVQGARGTSTVQFRGYQETMGPLKESAVWVDETIFLNMAFGRKRPMSPASALQDDPLGLSVEGHDRRVLEEELNEMFPGCSGDLSSPKFSPEWFLLENHLSTSFDDLRAGLACLRRKVEAQKEGQISFLKANVGSVLEQLDTLQELKCKFESDIQEYGRNSTQFLETSIIECKEEADKLFKDVLQRKDRADGTRSALNVLNRFRFLLFLPVNIERHIQRGDYDIVINDYARAKSLFGDSQVPLFRLFYSEVEKRIEDLRGVLGEQLVRMPSSLDHQKKIIRNLHHLETPGDPAWRCLQAQHGYILNLLLSSRNAHLNREMADHDLGSGGGKGGGGGGGARHTTPAAKYNKIMMSSVGEWQATAPMRVLMVEEICELLSTNFPDMWKLSQAYFGGELLPPTAQVDHQQHPRCKEMILELLHVFSGALRGALMPRSLDPAGHNFRKYHVWPEVMLDQITPWLPQVLRHVRGCYNTLLTLDLPNDALDVIRDLIFDLRVHCLTSLFQQTMEHVCGLYTREQWKVEMDDEHGGCTQLPYICESVIVECAQLVRETVLEASPKEVPLLDHPTVRRDLTTLIHNVIVAFAQALEKLTLRDPDEDTGECGVSEDAPGVEAQLLITLSNCAFMRRVILHRLQDTLVRASYPQEEVKEAVEQADRTYSELQDRLFEAYLEERVDPIIGMIERSMYLGMYDWGKVDWEPSEVRTYVKEILINITYVHAEVMRVWPGLVGGLVGRVVEGVGEEMGRLMACVSQWSRYGALQAHTDLAALTSVLSGHVSPNAKASFQEAIESLPKLSASEERLKNEILDSFRSKMGYLLACFRDLEPLTNGTVTQSLA is encoded by the exons ATGACCCGAGCAGCGGCCGCCGTGGTGACGGGCATCTCCCCCATCGAGGGTGTGCCAGGAACCAAGGTCACCATCAGAGGAGAGAACCTTGGCTCCCGCCCCGAGGACcttgttg GGCTTACAATATGTGGGGTGGACTGCCTCATGACAGCAGAGTGGAAGACAAGCACCAAGATCATAGCAAGGAGCGGCACTGGTGTGGGGAAGGGGGACATCATTGTGACCACTGTGCAGGGGGCAAGAGGAACATCCACAGTGCAGTTCAGAG GGTACCAGGAGACCATGGGGCCACTAAAAGAGTCTGCTGTGTGGGTGGATGAGACCATCTTCCTTAATATGGCCTTTGGCAGGAAGCGGCCCATGTCCCCAGCCTCGGCCCTGCAGGATGACCCCCTCGGCCTGTCTGTTGAGGGCCAtga CCGTcgtgtgctggaggaggagctgaaTGAGATGTTCCCAGGGTGCTCTGGtgacctctcctctcccaagtTTAGCCCAGAGTGGTTCCTTCTAGAGAACCATCTTTCCACCTCTTTTGATGACCTGCGGGCAGGTCTGGCCTGCCtcaggaggaaggtggaagctCAGAAGGAGGGCCAGATCTCCTTCCTTAAG GCTAATGTGGGCTCTGTGCTGGAACAACTGGACACACTGCAGGAGCTGAAGTGCAAGTTCGAAAGCGACATTCAGGAATATGGACGCAACTCCACCCAGTTCCTTGAAACGTCCATCATTG agtGCAAGGAGGAGGCCGACAAGCTCTTCAAGGATGTGTTGCAGCGGAAGGACAGAGCGGACGGGACTCGCAGCGCCCTCAATGTCCTCAACCGCTTCCGCTTTCTGTTGTTCCTGCCAGTGAACATTGAGAGACACATCCAGAGGGGTGACTATGACATTGTGATCAACGACTATGCCAGAGCCAAGAGCCTCTTTGGGGACAGCCAGGTTCCG CTGTTCAGGTTGTTCTACAGTGAGGTGGAGAAGAGGATTGAAGACCTCAGGGGAGTGTTGGGGGAGCAGCTGGTGCGCATGCCGTCCTCCCTTGATCACCAGAAGAAGATCATCAG AAATCTTCATCATTTGGAAACCCCTGGAGACCCAGCCTGGCGGTGTCTTCAGGCCCAGCATGGCTACATCCTCAACCTGCTCCTGTCCTCTCGCAACGCACACCTCAACAGGGAGATGGCGGACCACGACCTTGGTTCTGGCGGTgggaagggaggtggtggtggtggtggagcaagaCATACCACTCCTGCTGCCAAATATAACAAGATCATGATGTCTTCTGTTGGggagtggcag GCAACAGCCCCCATGCGAGTGCTCATGGTGGAGGAGATCTGTGAGTTGCTTTCCACCAACTTCCCTGACATGTGGAAGCTGAGCCAGGCATACTTTGGTGGGGAGCTGCTGCCGCCCACTGCTCAGGTGGACCACCAGCAACATCCCAgatgcaag GAGATGATACTGGAGCTGCTACATGTGTTCAGTGGGGCACTGCGAGGTGCCCTGATGCCGCGCTCCCTTGACCCAGCAGGACACAACTTCAGGAAGTACCATGTGTGGCCAGAGGTGATGCTCGACCAGATCACCCCATGGCTGCCCCAG gTTCTGCGTCATGTCAGGGGCTGCTACAACACACTGCTGACCCTTGACCTCCCCAATGATGCCCTGGACGTGATTCGTGACCTCATATTTGACCTCAg GGTGCACTGCCTCACCTCCCTCTTCCAGCAGACCATGGAGCATGTGTGTGGACTCTACACTAGGGAGCAGTGGAAGGTGGAGATGGATGATGAACATGGAGGGTGCACACAGCTG CCCTACATCTGTGAGAGTGTGATAGTGGAGTGTGCTCAGCTGGTAAGGGAAACAGTACTGGAAGCAAGTCCTAAGGAGGTGCCTTTGTTGGACCATCCCACTGTGAGGAGGGATCTTACCACCCTCATCCATAATGTTATTGTTGCCTTTGCTCAG GCCCTAGAGAAACTCACCCTGAGGGACCCTGATGAGGATACGGGTGAgtgtggagtgagtgaggatgCCCCGGGGGTGGAGGCTCAGCTGCTCATCACCCTCAGTAACTGTGCCTTCATGAGGAGGGTCATC CTGCATCGCCTTCAGGATACTCTTGTCAGGGCATCCTACCCACAGGAGGAG GTGAAGGAGGCAGTGGAGCAGGCTGACCGCACCTACTCTGAGCTGCAGGACAGGCTGTTTGAGGCTTATTTGGAGGAGCGAGTTGACCCCATCAtag GTATGATAGAGCGGTCCATGTACCTGGGCATGTACGACTGGGGCAAGGTGGATTGGGAGCCTTCAGAAGTGAGGACCTACGTCAAGGAAATACTCATCAACATAACATATGTCCATGCTGAG GTGATGAGGGTGTGGCCAGGCCTTGTCGGGGGGCTGGTGGGGCGTGTGGTGGAGGGCgtgggggaggagatggggcGTCTCATGGCCTGTGTCAGTCAGTGGTCACGCTATGGTGCTCTCCAGGCCCACACTGACCTGGCGGCCCTGACCTCTGTGCTGTCTGGCCACGTCTCCCCCAATGCAAA aGCATCATTCCAAGAAGCCATTGAGAGTCTGCCCAAGTTGTCAGCCTCAGAGGAGAG GTTGAAGAATGAGATACTAGACTCCTTCAGAAGCAAGATGGGATACCTGTTGGCCTGCTTCCGTGACCTTGAGCCCCTCACTAACGGCACCGTGACCCAGTCCCTTGCTTGA